A single window of Prionailurus viverrinus isolate Anna chromosome F1, UM_Priviv_1.0, whole genome shotgun sequence DNA harbors:
- the ARHGEF2 gene encoding rho guanine nucleotide exchange factor 2 isoform X6 has translation MDWNALTREKEKMKEAKDARYTNGHLFTTISVSGMTMCYACNKSITAKEALICPTCNVTIHNRCKDTLANCTKVKQKQQKAALLKNSTALQSVSLRSKTAPRERPSSAIYPSDSFRQSLLGSRRGRSSLSLAKSVSTTNIAGHFSDESPLGLRRILSQSTDSLNMRNRALSVESLIDEGAEVIYSELMSDFETDERDFAADSWSLAVDSSFLQQQKKEVMKQQDVIYELIQTELHHVRTLKIMTRLFRTGMLEELQLEPGVVQGLFPCVDELSDIHTRFLGQLLERRRQALCPGSTRNFVIHRLGDLLISQFSGASAEQMRKTYSEFCSRHTKALKLYKELYARDKRFQQFIRKVTRSAVLKRHGVQECVLLVTQRITKYPVLISRILQHSHGTEEERQDLSTALGLVKELLSNVDQDVHELEKGARLQEIYHRMDPRAQTPVPGKGPFGREELLRRRLIHDGCLLWKTATGRFKDVLMLLMTDVLVFLQEKDQKYIFPALDKPSVVSLQNLIVRDIANQEKGMFLISAAPPEMYEVHTASRDDRSTWIRVIQQSVRVCPSREDFPLIETEDEAYLRRIKTELRQKDRALVELLQEKVGLFAEMTHFQVEDDGGGVTLPTLPRGLFRSESLECPRGERLLQDAIREVEGLKDLLVGPGVELLLTPREPALPVDPDSGGSTSPGVTANGEARTFNGSIELCRADSDSSQKDRNGNQLRAPQEEALQRLVNLYGLLHGLQAAVAQQDTLMEAHFPEGPERREKLTRANSRDGELGRSGPAPAAPDKQATELALLQRQHALLQEELRRCRRLGEERATEAGSLEARLRESEQARALLEREAEEARRQLAALGHSEPPPAEAPWARRPLDPRRRSLPAGDALYLSFTPPQPSRGHDRLDLSVTIRSVHRPFEDRERQELGSPEERLQDSSDPDTGSEEEGGSRLSPPHSPRDFTRMQDIPEETETRDGEPVASES, from the exons ATGGATTGGAACGCGCTG ACCCGGGAGAAGGAGAAGATGAAGGAAGCCAAGGACGCCCGCTACACCAACGGGCACCTCTTCACCACCATCTCCGTGTCGGGCATGACCATGTGCTATGCCTGCAACAAAAGCATCACGGCCAAGGAAGCCCTCATCTGTCCAA cctgcAATGTGACTATCCACAACCGCTGTAAAGACACCCTCGCCAACTGCACCAAGGTCAAGCAGAAG CAACAGAAAGCTGCCTTACTAAAGAACAGCACTGCCCTCCAGTCTGTTTCACTGCGCAGTAAGA CCGCCCCCCGGGAGCGGCCGAGCTCCGCCATCTACCCCTCCGACAGCTTCCGGCAGTCTCTGCTCGGCTCTCGCCGCGGCCGCTCCTCCCTGTCTTTAGCCAAGAGCGTCTCCACCACCAACATCGCTGG ACACTTCAGTGACGAGTCCCCCCTGGGGCTGCGCCGAATCCTGTCCCAGTCCACAGACTCCCTCAACATGCGGAACAGGGCCCTGTCCGTGGAGTCCCTCATCGATGAAG GTGCAGAGGTGATCTACAGTGAgctgatgagtgattttgagacGGACGAGAGGGACTTTGCGGCCGACTCCTGGAGCCTAGCCGTGGACAGCAGCTTCTTGCAGCAGCAGAAGAAGGAGGTGATGAAACAGCAGGACGTCATCTATG AGCTCATCCAGACGGAGCTGCACCACGTGCGGACGCTGAAGATCATGACGCGCCTCTTCCGCACGGGGATGCTGGAAGAGCTGCAGCTGGAGCCCGGAGTGGTCCAGGGCCTGTTCCCTTGCGTGGATGAGCTCAGTGACATCCACACACGCTTCCTGGGCCAGCTGTTGGAGCGTCGGCGCCAAGCCCTGTGCCCCGGCAGCACCAGAAACTTCGTCATCCACCGCCTGGGGGACCTGCTCATCAGCCAG tTCTCAGGTGCCAGCGCAGAGCAGATGCGGAAGACCTACTCCGAGTTCTGCAGCCGCCACACCAAGGCCTTAAAGCTCTATAAGGAGCTGTATGCTCGGGACAAACGCTTCCAGCAGTTCATTCGG AAGGTGACGCGTTCGGCCGTGCTGAAGCGGCATGGGGTGCAGGAGTGCGTCCTGCTGGTGACCCAGCGCATCACCAAGTACCCGGTGCTCATCAGTCGGATCCTCCAGCACTCCCACG GGACTGAGGAGGAGCGCCAGGACCTGAGCACAGCACTGGGGCTGGTGAAGGAGCTGCTATCCAATGTGGACCAGGACGTGCACGAGCTGGAGAAGGGAGCCCGCCTACAGGAGATCTACCACCGTATGGACCCCCGGGCCCAGACCCCCGTGCCTGGCAAGGGCCCGTTTGGCCGAGAGGAGCTTCTGAGGCGCAGGCTCATCCATGATGGTTGCTTGCTCTGGAAGACGGCGACGGGCCGCTTCAAAG ATGTGCTAATGCTGCTGATGACAGACGTACTGGTGTTCCTCCAGGAGAAGGACCAGAAGTACATCTTCCCTGCCCTG GACAAGCCCTCGGTGGTATCACTGCAGAATCTGATTGTACGGGACATCGCCAACCAGGAGAAAGGGATGTTTCTGATCAGCGCGGCACCCCCTGAGATGTATGAGGTCCACACAGCATCCCGGGATGACCGCAGCACCTGGATCCGAGTCATTCAGCAGAGCGTGcgcgt ATGCCCATCCAGAGAGGACTTCCCACTGATTGAGACAGAGGATGAGGCCTACCTACGTCGAATCAAGA CGGAGCTGCGACAGAAAGACCGGGCGCTGGTAGAGCTGCTGCAAGAGAAGGTTGGGCTGTTCGCCGAGATGACCCATTTCCAGGTGGAAGATGATGGCGGCGGGGTGaccctgcccaccctgcccagGGGCCTCTTCCGCTCCGAGTCCCTGGAGTGCCCTCGCGGGGAGCGGCTGCTGCAGGACGCCATCCGTGAGG TGGAGGGCCTGAAGGACCTCCTGGTGGGGCCCGGCGTGGAGCTGCTCCTCACGCCCCGGGAACCAGCCTTGCCCGTGGACCCGGACAGCGGCGGGAGCACGAGTCCTGGGGTCACCGCCA ATGGTGAGGCCAGAACCTTCAATGGCTCGATTGAACTCTGCAGAGCTGACTCCGACTCCAGCCAGAAG GATCGGAACGGAAATCAGCTGAGGGCTCCCCAGGAG GAAGCGTTACAGCGATTGGTCAATCTCTATGGACTTCTGCACGGTCTCCAG GCGGCTGTGGCCCAGCAGGACACCCTGATGGAAGCCCACTTCCCCGAGGGCCCCGAGCGGCGGGAGAAGCTGACCCGAGCCAACTCCCGCGACGGGGAGCTCGGCCGCAGCGGGCCGGCCCCCGCGGCCCCCGACAAGCAGGCCACCGAGCTGGCCCTGCTGCAGCGTCAGCACGCGCTGCTGCAGGAGGAGCTGCGGCGCTGCCGGCGGCTGGGCGAGGAGCGCGCCACCGAGGCGGGCAGCCTGGAGGCCCGGCTCCGCGAGAGCGAGCAGGCCCGGGCCCTGCTGGAGCGCGAGGCCGAGGAGGCGCGCAGGCAGCTGGCCGCCTTGGGCCATAGCGAGCCCCCTCCGGCCGAGGCCCCCTGGGCCCGCAGGCCCCTGGACCCTCGGCGCCGCAGCCTCCCGGCCGGAGACGCCCTCTACCTGAGTTTCACGCCCCCGCAG CCCAGCCGAGGCCACGACCGCCTGGATTTGTCTGTGACCATTCGCTCTGTCCATCGACCCTTTGAGGACCGAGAGAGGCAGGAGCTGGGCAGCCCCGAGGAGCGGCTGCAGGACAGCAGTGACCCCGACACGGGCAgcgaggaggaggggggcagccgcctgtcccctccccataGTCCGCGAG ACTTCACCCGAATGCAGGACATCCCGGAAGAGACAGAGACTCGCGACGGGGAGCCTGTGGCTTCAGAGAGCTAA
- the ARHGEF2 gene encoding rho guanine nucleotide exchange factor 2 isoform X4 — protein MSGHRRQPSRRGQTREKEKMKEAKDARYTNGHLFTTISVSGMTMCYACNKSITAKEALICPTCNVTIHNRCKDTLANCTKVKQKQQKAALLKNSTALQSVSLRSKTAPRERPSSAIYPSDSFRQSLLGSRRGRSSLSLAKSVSTTNIAGHFSDESPLGLRRILSQSTDSLNMRNRALSVESLIDEGAEVIYSELMSDFETDERDFAADSWSLAVDSSFLQQQKKEVMKQQDVIYELIQTELHHVRTLKIMTRLFRTGMLEELQLEPGVVQGLFPCVDELSDIHTRFLGQLLERRRQALCPGSTRNFVIHRLGDLLISQFSGASAEQMRKTYSEFCSRHTKALKLYKELYARDKRFQQFIRKVTRSAVLKRHGVQECVLLVTQRITKYPVLISRILQHSHGTEEERQDLSTALGLVKELLSNVDQDVHELEKGARLQEIYHRMDPRAQTPVPGKGPFGREELLRRRLIHDGCLLWKTATGRFKDVLMLLMTDVLVFLQEKDQKYIFPALDKPSVVSLQNLIVRDIANQEKGMFLISAAPPEMYEVHTASRDDRSTWIRVIQQSVRVCPSREDFPLIETEDEAYLRRIKTELRQKDRALVELLQEKVGLFAEMTHFQVEDDGGGVTLPTLPRGLFRSESLECPRGERLLQDAIREVEGLKDLLVGPGVELLLTPREPALPVDPDSGGSTSPGVTANGEARTFNGSIELCRADSDSSQKDRNGNQLRAPQEEALQRLVNLYGLLHGLQAAVAQQDTLMEAHFPEGPERREKLTRANSRDGELGRSGPAPAAPDKQATELALLQRQHALLQEELRRCRRLGEERATEAGSLEARLRESEQARALLEREAEEARRQLAALGHSEPPPAEAPWARRPLDPRRRSLPAGDALYLSFTPPQPSRGHDRLDLSVTIRSVHRPFEDRERQELGSPEERLQDSSDPDTGSEEEGGSRLSPPHSPRDFTRMQDIPEETETRDGEPVASES, from the exons ATGAGCGGCCACCGGAGGCAGCCCAGCCGCAGGGGCCAG ACCCGGGAGAAGGAGAAGATGAAGGAAGCCAAGGACGCCCGCTACACCAACGGGCACCTCTTCACCACCATCTCCGTGTCGGGCATGACCATGTGCTATGCCTGCAACAAAAGCATCACGGCCAAGGAAGCCCTCATCTGTCCAA cctgcAATGTGACTATCCACAACCGCTGTAAAGACACCCTCGCCAACTGCACCAAGGTCAAGCAGAAG CAACAGAAAGCTGCCTTACTAAAGAACAGCACTGCCCTCCAGTCTGTTTCACTGCGCAGTAAGA CCGCCCCCCGGGAGCGGCCGAGCTCCGCCATCTACCCCTCCGACAGCTTCCGGCAGTCTCTGCTCGGCTCTCGCCGCGGCCGCTCCTCCCTGTCTTTAGCCAAGAGCGTCTCCACCACCAACATCGCTGG ACACTTCAGTGACGAGTCCCCCCTGGGGCTGCGCCGAATCCTGTCCCAGTCCACAGACTCCCTCAACATGCGGAACAGGGCCCTGTCCGTGGAGTCCCTCATCGATGAAG GTGCAGAGGTGATCTACAGTGAgctgatgagtgattttgagacGGACGAGAGGGACTTTGCGGCCGACTCCTGGAGCCTAGCCGTGGACAGCAGCTTCTTGCAGCAGCAGAAGAAGGAGGTGATGAAACAGCAGGACGTCATCTATG AGCTCATCCAGACGGAGCTGCACCACGTGCGGACGCTGAAGATCATGACGCGCCTCTTCCGCACGGGGATGCTGGAAGAGCTGCAGCTGGAGCCCGGAGTGGTCCAGGGCCTGTTCCCTTGCGTGGATGAGCTCAGTGACATCCACACACGCTTCCTGGGCCAGCTGTTGGAGCGTCGGCGCCAAGCCCTGTGCCCCGGCAGCACCAGAAACTTCGTCATCCACCGCCTGGGGGACCTGCTCATCAGCCAG tTCTCAGGTGCCAGCGCAGAGCAGATGCGGAAGACCTACTCCGAGTTCTGCAGCCGCCACACCAAGGCCTTAAAGCTCTATAAGGAGCTGTATGCTCGGGACAAACGCTTCCAGCAGTTCATTCGG AAGGTGACGCGTTCGGCCGTGCTGAAGCGGCATGGGGTGCAGGAGTGCGTCCTGCTGGTGACCCAGCGCATCACCAAGTACCCGGTGCTCATCAGTCGGATCCTCCAGCACTCCCACG GGACTGAGGAGGAGCGCCAGGACCTGAGCACAGCACTGGGGCTGGTGAAGGAGCTGCTATCCAATGTGGACCAGGACGTGCACGAGCTGGAGAAGGGAGCCCGCCTACAGGAGATCTACCACCGTATGGACCCCCGGGCCCAGACCCCCGTGCCTGGCAAGGGCCCGTTTGGCCGAGAGGAGCTTCTGAGGCGCAGGCTCATCCATGATGGTTGCTTGCTCTGGAAGACGGCGACGGGCCGCTTCAAAG ATGTGCTAATGCTGCTGATGACAGACGTACTGGTGTTCCTCCAGGAGAAGGACCAGAAGTACATCTTCCCTGCCCTG GACAAGCCCTCGGTGGTATCACTGCAGAATCTGATTGTACGGGACATCGCCAACCAGGAGAAAGGGATGTTTCTGATCAGCGCGGCACCCCCTGAGATGTATGAGGTCCACACAGCATCCCGGGATGACCGCAGCACCTGGATCCGAGTCATTCAGCAGAGCGTGcgcgt ATGCCCATCCAGAGAGGACTTCCCACTGATTGAGACAGAGGATGAGGCCTACCTACGTCGAATCAAGA CGGAGCTGCGACAGAAAGACCGGGCGCTGGTAGAGCTGCTGCAAGAGAAGGTTGGGCTGTTCGCCGAGATGACCCATTTCCAGGTGGAAGATGATGGCGGCGGGGTGaccctgcccaccctgcccagGGGCCTCTTCCGCTCCGAGTCCCTGGAGTGCCCTCGCGGGGAGCGGCTGCTGCAGGACGCCATCCGTGAGG TGGAGGGCCTGAAGGACCTCCTGGTGGGGCCCGGCGTGGAGCTGCTCCTCACGCCCCGGGAACCAGCCTTGCCCGTGGACCCGGACAGCGGCGGGAGCACGAGTCCTGGGGTCACCGCCA ATGGTGAGGCCAGAACCTTCAATGGCTCGATTGAACTCTGCAGAGCTGACTCCGACTCCAGCCAGAAG GATCGGAACGGAAATCAGCTGAGGGCTCCCCAGGAG GAAGCGTTACAGCGATTGGTCAATCTCTATGGACTTCTGCACGGTCTCCAG GCGGCTGTGGCCCAGCAGGACACCCTGATGGAAGCCCACTTCCCCGAGGGCCCCGAGCGGCGGGAGAAGCTGACCCGAGCCAACTCCCGCGACGGGGAGCTCGGCCGCAGCGGGCCGGCCCCCGCGGCCCCCGACAAGCAGGCCACCGAGCTGGCCCTGCTGCAGCGTCAGCACGCGCTGCTGCAGGAGGAGCTGCGGCGCTGCCGGCGGCTGGGCGAGGAGCGCGCCACCGAGGCGGGCAGCCTGGAGGCCCGGCTCCGCGAGAGCGAGCAGGCCCGGGCCCTGCTGGAGCGCGAGGCCGAGGAGGCGCGCAGGCAGCTGGCCGCCTTGGGCCATAGCGAGCCCCCTCCGGCCGAGGCCCCCTGGGCCCGCAGGCCCCTGGACCCTCGGCGCCGCAGCCTCCCGGCCGGAGACGCCCTCTACCTGAGTTTCACGCCCCCGCAG CCCAGCCGAGGCCACGACCGCCTGGATTTGTCTGTGACCATTCGCTCTGTCCATCGACCCTTTGAGGACCGAGAGAGGCAGGAGCTGGGCAGCCCCGAGGAGCGGCTGCAGGACAGCAGTGACCCCGACACGGGCAgcgaggaggaggggggcagccgcctgtcccctccccataGTCCGCGAG ACTTCACCCGAATGCAGGACATCCCGGAAGAGACAGAGACTCGCGACGGGGAGCCTGTGGCTTCAGAGAGCTAA
- the ARHGEF2 gene encoding rho guanine nucleotide exchange factor 2 isoform X5 encodes MTGKAKTREKEKMKEAKDARYTNGHLFTTISVSGMTMCYACNKSITAKEALICPTCNVTIHNRCKDTLANCTKVKQKQQKAALLKNSTALQSVSLRSKTAPRERPSSAIYPSDSFRQSLLGSRRGRSSLSLAKSVSTTNIAGHFSDESPLGLRRILSQSTDSLNMRNRALSVESLIDEGAEVIYSELMSDFETDERDFAADSWSLAVDSSFLQQQKKEVMKQQDVIYELIQTELHHVRTLKIMTRLFRTGMLEELQLEPGVVQGLFPCVDELSDIHTRFLGQLLERRRQALCPGSTRNFVIHRLGDLLISQFSGASAEQMRKTYSEFCSRHTKALKLYKELYARDKRFQQFIRKVTRSAVLKRHGVQECVLLVTQRITKYPVLISRILQHSHGTEEERQDLSTALGLVKELLSNVDQDVHELEKGARLQEIYHRMDPRAQTPVPGKGPFGREELLRRRLIHDGCLLWKTATGRFKDVLMLLMTDVLVFLQEKDQKYIFPALDKPSVVSLQNLIVRDIANQEKGMFLISAAPPEMYEVHTASRDDRSTWIRVIQQSVRVCPSREDFPLIETEDEAYLRRIKTELRQKDRALVELLQEKVGLFAEMTHFQVEDDGGGVTLPTLPRGLFRSESLECPRGERLLQDAIREVEGLKDLLVGPGVELLLTPREPALPVDPDSGGSTSPGVTANGEARTFNGSIELCRADSDSSQKDRNGNQLRAPQEEALQRLVNLYGLLHGLQAAVAQQDTLMEAHFPEGPERREKLTRANSRDGELGRSGPAPAAPDKQATELALLQRQHALLQEELRRCRRLGEERATEAGSLEARLRESEQARALLEREAEEARRQLAALGHSEPPPAEAPWARRPLDPRRRSLPAGDALYLSFTPPQPSRGHDRLDLSVTIRSVHRPFEDRERQELGSPEERLQDSSDPDTGSEEEGGSRLSPPHSPRDFTRMQDIPEETETRDGEPVASES; translated from the exons ACCCGGGAGAAGGAGAAGATGAAGGAAGCCAAGGACGCCCGCTACACCAACGGGCACCTCTTCACCACCATCTCCGTGTCGGGCATGACCATGTGCTATGCCTGCAACAAAAGCATCACGGCCAAGGAAGCCCTCATCTGTCCAA cctgcAATGTGACTATCCACAACCGCTGTAAAGACACCCTCGCCAACTGCACCAAGGTCAAGCAGAAG CAACAGAAAGCTGCCTTACTAAAGAACAGCACTGCCCTCCAGTCTGTTTCACTGCGCAGTAAGA CCGCCCCCCGGGAGCGGCCGAGCTCCGCCATCTACCCCTCCGACAGCTTCCGGCAGTCTCTGCTCGGCTCTCGCCGCGGCCGCTCCTCCCTGTCTTTAGCCAAGAGCGTCTCCACCACCAACATCGCTGG ACACTTCAGTGACGAGTCCCCCCTGGGGCTGCGCCGAATCCTGTCCCAGTCCACAGACTCCCTCAACATGCGGAACAGGGCCCTGTCCGTGGAGTCCCTCATCGATGAAG GTGCAGAGGTGATCTACAGTGAgctgatgagtgattttgagacGGACGAGAGGGACTTTGCGGCCGACTCCTGGAGCCTAGCCGTGGACAGCAGCTTCTTGCAGCAGCAGAAGAAGGAGGTGATGAAACAGCAGGACGTCATCTATG AGCTCATCCAGACGGAGCTGCACCACGTGCGGACGCTGAAGATCATGACGCGCCTCTTCCGCACGGGGATGCTGGAAGAGCTGCAGCTGGAGCCCGGAGTGGTCCAGGGCCTGTTCCCTTGCGTGGATGAGCTCAGTGACATCCACACACGCTTCCTGGGCCAGCTGTTGGAGCGTCGGCGCCAAGCCCTGTGCCCCGGCAGCACCAGAAACTTCGTCATCCACCGCCTGGGGGACCTGCTCATCAGCCAG tTCTCAGGTGCCAGCGCAGAGCAGATGCGGAAGACCTACTCCGAGTTCTGCAGCCGCCACACCAAGGCCTTAAAGCTCTATAAGGAGCTGTATGCTCGGGACAAACGCTTCCAGCAGTTCATTCGG AAGGTGACGCGTTCGGCCGTGCTGAAGCGGCATGGGGTGCAGGAGTGCGTCCTGCTGGTGACCCAGCGCATCACCAAGTACCCGGTGCTCATCAGTCGGATCCTCCAGCACTCCCACG GGACTGAGGAGGAGCGCCAGGACCTGAGCACAGCACTGGGGCTGGTGAAGGAGCTGCTATCCAATGTGGACCAGGACGTGCACGAGCTGGAGAAGGGAGCCCGCCTACAGGAGATCTACCACCGTATGGACCCCCGGGCCCAGACCCCCGTGCCTGGCAAGGGCCCGTTTGGCCGAGAGGAGCTTCTGAGGCGCAGGCTCATCCATGATGGTTGCTTGCTCTGGAAGACGGCGACGGGCCGCTTCAAAG ATGTGCTAATGCTGCTGATGACAGACGTACTGGTGTTCCTCCAGGAGAAGGACCAGAAGTACATCTTCCCTGCCCTG GACAAGCCCTCGGTGGTATCACTGCAGAATCTGATTGTACGGGACATCGCCAACCAGGAGAAAGGGATGTTTCTGATCAGCGCGGCACCCCCTGAGATGTATGAGGTCCACACAGCATCCCGGGATGACCGCAGCACCTGGATCCGAGTCATTCAGCAGAGCGTGcgcgt ATGCCCATCCAGAGAGGACTTCCCACTGATTGAGACAGAGGATGAGGCCTACCTACGTCGAATCAAGA CGGAGCTGCGACAGAAAGACCGGGCGCTGGTAGAGCTGCTGCAAGAGAAGGTTGGGCTGTTCGCCGAGATGACCCATTTCCAGGTGGAAGATGATGGCGGCGGGGTGaccctgcccaccctgcccagGGGCCTCTTCCGCTCCGAGTCCCTGGAGTGCCCTCGCGGGGAGCGGCTGCTGCAGGACGCCATCCGTGAGG TGGAGGGCCTGAAGGACCTCCTGGTGGGGCCCGGCGTGGAGCTGCTCCTCACGCCCCGGGAACCAGCCTTGCCCGTGGACCCGGACAGCGGCGGGAGCACGAGTCCTGGGGTCACCGCCA ATGGTGAGGCCAGAACCTTCAATGGCTCGATTGAACTCTGCAGAGCTGACTCCGACTCCAGCCAGAAG GATCGGAACGGAAATCAGCTGAGGGCTCCCCAGGAG GAAGCGTTACAGCGATTGGTCAATCTCTATGGACTTCTGCACGGTCTCCAG GCGGCTGTGGCCCAGCAGGACACCCTGATGGAAGCCCACTTCCCCGAGGGCCCCGAGCGGCGGGAGAAGCTGACCCGAGCCAACTCCCGCGACGGGGAGCTCGGCCGCAGCGGGCCGGCCCCCGCGGCCCCCGACAAGCAGGCCACCGAGCTGGCCCTGCTGCAGCGTCAGCACGCGCTGCTGCAGGAGGAGCTGCGGCGCTGCCGGCGGCTGGGCGAGGAGCGCGCCACCGAGGCGGGCAGCCTGGAGGCCCGGCTCCGCGAGAGCGAGCAGGCCCGGGCCCTGCTGGAGCGCGAGGCCGAGGAGGCGCGCAGGCAGCTGGCCGCCTTGGGCCATAGCGAGCCCCCTCCGGCCGAGGCCCCCTGGGCCCGCAGGCCCCTGGACCCTCGGCGCCGCAGCCTCCCGGCCGGAGACGCCCTCTACCTGAGTTTCACGCCCCCGCAG CCCAGCCGAGGCCACGACCGCCTGGATTTGTCTGTGACCATTCGCTCTGTCCATCGACCCTTTGAGGACCGAGAGAGGCAGGAGCTGGGCAGCCCCGAGGAGCGGCTGCAGGACAGCAGTGACCCCGACACGGGCAgcgaggaggaggggggcagccgcctgtcccctccccataGTCCGCGAG ACTTCACCCGAATGCAGGACATCCCGGAAGAGACAGAGACTCGCGACGGGGAGCCTGTGGCTTCAGAGAGCTAA